One genomic segment of Myxococcota bacterium includes these proteins:
- a CDS encoding HAD family hydrolase, with the protein MALRSVFLAALAAARLAGAQDSLPSWNDGPAKQAIVEFVRKTTTAGSADFVAPEARIAVFDNDGTLWSEQPLYFQAQFALERVKVLAPQHPEWKAKQPFKSVLAGDVKGALATGQKGMAELLAATHAGMTTDEFAKTVSDWLATAQHPRWKRPYDRCIYQPMLELLGYLRLSGYQTFIVSGGGVEFMRVWAERAYGIPPQQVIGSSGKLKYELRGGTPVIVKLPQIDFVDDGPGKPVGIQKAIGRRPVLAFGNSDGDREMLEWTKAGDGARFAGIVHHTDAEREWAYDRKSPIGKLDKAWDEATQKGWTLVDMKSDWKLVYPDAK; encoded by the coding sequence GTGGCGCTGCGCAGCGTCTTTCTCGCGGCGCTCGCCGCCGCGCGGCTGGCCGGCGCGCAGGACTCACTGCCGTCCTGGAACGACGGACCGGCCAAGCAGGCGATCGTGGAGTTCGTGCGCAAGACCACGACCGCCGGCTCGGCCGATTTCGTCGCGCCCGAGGCGCGCATCGCCGTGTTCGACAACGACGGCACGCTCTGGTCGGAGCAGCCGCTCTACTTCCAGGCGCAATTCGCGCTCGAGCGCGTGAAGGTGCTGGCGCCGCAGCACCCGGAGTGGAAGGCCAAGCAGCCGTTCAAGTCCGTCCTGGCCGGCGACGTGAAGGGGGCGCTCGCCACCGGCCAGAAGGGCATGGCCGAGCTCCTGGCCGCGACTCACGCGGGCATGACCACCGACGAGTTTGCGAAGACGGTCAGTGACTGGCTCGCGACCGCGCAGCACCCGCGCTGGAAGCGCCCCTACGACCGCTGCATCTACCAGCCCATGCTCGAGCTGCTCGGCTATCTGCGCCTCTCCGGCTACCAGACCTTCATCGTCTCGGGCGGCGGGGTCGAGTTCATGCGCGTCTGGGCCGAGCGCGCCTATGGGATTCCGCCGCAGCAGGTGATCGGCAGCTCGGGCAAGCTGAAATACGAGCTGCGCGGCGGAACGCCCGTGATCGTGAAGCTCCCGCAGATCGACTTCGTCGACGACGGCCCGGGCAAGCCCGTCGGGATCCAGAAGGCCATCGGGCGCCGGCCGGTGCTGGCCTTCGGCAACTCCGACGGTGACCGCGAGATGCTGGAGTGGACCAAGGCGGGAGACGGCGCGCGCTTCGCGGGCATCGTGCACCACACCGACGCCGAGCGTGAGTGGGCCTACGACCGCAAGTCACCGATCGGCAAGCTCGACAAGGCCTGGGACGAGGCGACTCAGAAGGGCTGGACGCTGGTCGACATGAAGTCCGACTGGAAGCTCGTCTACCCGGACGCGAAGTGA
- a CDS encoding 2-hydroxychromene-2-carboxylate isomerase — protein MPGPIRFLFDYISHNAYLAWTQIGPMAERHGRTVEPEAVLFAGLLNAHGQLGPAEVPPKARWMMLDVARKARRLGVPIAPPKTHPFPPLLALRVTHAAPAGEPRRRLIDGLFRAVWAESRDPADPAEVAEIARAAGLDGERLVKDAASDSVKASLREATERALADGVFGVPTALVDGELFWGFDDFPHLELFLAGRDPLQPGDRERFTAYAASARRRRPEEK, from the coding sequence ATCCGGTTCTTGTTCGACTACATCTCGCACAACGCCTATCTGGCGTGGACGCAGATCGGGCCGATGGCCGAGCGGCACGGCCGGACGGTCGAGCCCGAGGCGGTGCTGTTTGCGGGCCTCCTGAACGCGCACGGGCAGCTGGGTCCGGCCGAGGTGCCGCCCAAGGCGCGCTGGATGATGCTCGACGTGGCGCGCAAGGCGCGCCGGCTCGGCGTGCCGATCGCCCCGCCGAAGACCCACCCGTTTCCGCCGCTGCTCGCGCTGCGCGTGACTCATGCGGCGCCCGCGGGCGAGCCGCGCCGGCGCCTGATCGACGGCTTGTTCCGCGCGGTCTGGGCCGAGTCGCGCGACCCGGCCGATCCCGCCGAGGTGGCAGAGATCGCGCGCGCGGCGGGCCTCGACGGCGAGCGCCTGGTCAAGGACGCGGCGAGTGACTCGGTGAAGGCCAGCCTGCGCGAGGCCACCGAGCGCGCGCTGGCCGACGGCGTGTTCGGCGTGCCCACGGCGCTGGTCGACGGCGAGCTGTTCTGGGGCTTCGACGACTTCCCGCACCTCGAGCTGTTCCTGGCCGGGCGCGACCCGCTCCAGCCCGGCGACCGCGAGCGCTTCACGGCCTACGCGGCGAGCGCGCGCCGGCGCCGGCCCGAAGAGAAGTGA
- a CDS encoding MoxR family ATPase, giving the protein MDERAAVAELQKRVEASIIGQRELIAQMMLGLLADGHLLLESLPGLAKTRAVKSLARALDAQMRRIQFTPDLLPSDLTGSEVLHQDGGKNVFQFQPGPLFGNVILADEINRAPAKVQAALLEAMEERQVTVAGTTHKLPELFMVLATQNPIEQEGTYPLPEAQLDRFLMKVLITYPDPESEQAVLELVRGEEAGAKAGAAPAAIPVERILAARRAVDAVHVAPAIERYIVDLLNATRHGDKYGEPLAKWIQVGSSPRGGIGLDRVSRAHAWLEGHDHVTPDDVRAVVHPVLRHRLILSYDANADGVTPDQVVDKLVELVAVPA; this is encoded by the coding sequence ATGGACGAGCGCGCGGCGGTCGCGGAGCTGCAGAAGCGGGTCGAGGCTTCGATCATCGGCCAGCGCGAGCTGATCGCACAGATGATGCTCGGGCTCCTGGCCGACGGTCACTTGCTGCTCGAGAGTCTCCCCGGCCTGGCGAAGACCCGCGCAGTGAAGAGCCTGGCGCGCGCGCTCGACGCGCAGATGCGCCGCATCCAATTCACGCCCGACCTCCTGCCCTCGGACCTCACCGGCTCCGAGGTGCTGCACCAGGACGGCGGGAAGAACGTGTTCCAGTTCCAGCCCGGGCCATTGTTCGGCAACGTGATCCTCGCCGACGAGATCAACCGCGCGCCCGCCAAGGTGCAGGCCGCGCTGCTCGAGGCGATGGAGGAGCGGCAAGTCACCGTGGCGGGCACGACTCACAAGCTGCCCGAGCTGTTCATGGTGCTCGCGACCCAGAATCCGATCGAGCAGGAGGGTACGTATCCCCTGCCCGAAGCGCAGCTCGACCGCTTCCTGATGAAGGTGTTGATCACCTATCCCGACCCCGAGAGCGAGCAGGCGGTGCTAGAGCTCGTGCGCGGCGAGGAGGCGGGCGCGAAGGCGGGCGCGGCGCCGGCCGCGATTCCGGTCGAGCGCATCCTGGCCGCCCGGCGCGCGGTCGACGCGGTGCACGTCGCGCCCGCGATCGAGCGCTACATCGTCGACCTGCTGAACGCGACGCGGCACGGCGACAAGTACGGCGAGCCCCTGGCCAAGTGGATCCAGGTGGGCTCGAGCCCGCGCGGCGGCATTGGCCTGGACCGCGTGTCGCGCGCCCACGCCTGGCTCGAGGGCCACGACCACGTGACTCCCGACGACGTGCGGGCCGTGGTGCACCCGGTGCTGCGCCACCGGCTGATCCTCTCCTACGACGCGAACGCCGACGGAGTCACTCCCGACCAGGTCGTCGACAAGCTCGTCGAGCTCGTCGCGGTCCCCGCGTAG
- a CDS encoding VOC family protein — MEINGMAHVILAVRDFPKARAFYGALLPFLGLTPVIDSPEYYYCVGGRTALGLRPASGPEARDAFSQGRSGLHHLCFRARSREDVDSLYAFLLARGAKIVHKPEEAQFAPGYYSVLFEDPDGIRLEANFVPGRGLLEPGVVRGS; from the coding sequence ATGGAAATCAACGGCATGGCGCACGTGATTCTGGCCGTGCGCGACTTCCCGAAGGCGCGCGCGTTCTACGGCGCGCTGCTCCCGTTCCTGGGACTCACGCCCGTGATCGACTCGCCGGAGTACTACTACTGCGTCGGCGGGCGCACCGCGCTCGGCCTGCGGCCGGCGTCGGGTCCCGAGGCGCGCGACGCGTTCTCGCAAGGCCGCAGCGGCTTGCACCACCTGTGCTTTCGCGCGCGCTCGCGCGAGGACGTCGACTCACTCTACGCCTTCCTGCTGGCGCGCGGCGCGAAGATCGTGCACAAACCCGAAGAGGCGCAGTTCGCGCCGGGCTACTATTCGGTGCTGTTCGAAGACCCGGACGGGATCCGTCTCGAAGCGAACTTCGTGCCGGGTCGCGGTCTGCTCGAGCCCGGAGTGGTGCGCGGCTCATGA
- a CDS encoding GatB/YqeY domain-containing protein: MPIFDEVNREMKDAMKTQQKLRLQAFRNIRAAFLLRLKEDGSTTLTDEQAVPILRKLEKQRRESIEAFEGAGRTEQAAAERAELEIILGYLPAQADEATLRQWVSAAIAETGAKSAKDLGRVMGAVMKAHKGDVDGNEARRIAAELLPA, from the coding sequence ATGCCCATCTTCGACGAAGTGAATCGGGAAATGAAGGACGCCATGAAGACCCAGCAGAAGCTGCGGCTGCAGGCGTTCCGCAACATCCGCGCGGCGTTCCTGCTGCGGCTGAAGGAGGACGGCTCGACCACGCTCACCGACGAGCAGGCGGTGCCGATCCTGCGCAAGCTCGAGAAACAGCGCCGCGAGTCGATCGAGGCCTTCGAGGGCGCGGGCCGCACCGAGCAGGCCGCGGCCGAGCGCGCCGAGCTCGAGATCATCCTGGGCTATCTCCCCGCGCAGGCCGACGAAGCCACGCTGCGCCAGTGGGTGAGCGCGGCGATCGCCGAGACGGGCGCGAAGTCGGCCAAGGACCTGGGCCGTGTGATGGGCGCAGTGATGAAGGCGCACAAGGGCGACGTCGACGGGAACGAGGCGCGGCGGATCGCGGCTGAGCTTTTGCCGGCGTAG
- a CDS encoding DUF4381 domain-containing protein produces the protein MPDSSGALQGLAELPLPAPVPYTPETPGAWAVLVLLLAAVAALAWRALRRWRANAYRRAALRELAGLEQASDLARLPALLKRTALAARPRQRVAALSGAAWLEYLDGTMGGREFAAGPGRALATLSYTKQPSLSAEETRALLRLARDWIEHHRAGV, from the coding sequence ATGCCTGACTCGTCCGGCGCGCTGCAGGGGCTGGCCGAGCTGCCGCTGCCGGCGCCGGTGCCCTATACCCCAGAGACGCCAGGCGCATGGGCCGTGCTCGTGCTGCTGCTCGCCGCGGTCGCGGCGCTTGCCTGGCGCGCGCTGCGCCGCTGGCGCGCCAACGCCTACCGGCGCGCCGCCTTGCGCGAGCTGGCCGGGCTCGAGCAGGCGAGTGACCTCGCGCGCCTGCCTGCGCTGCTGAAGCGCACGGCCCTGGCGGCGAGGCCGCGGCAGCGCGTGGCCGCGCTGTCTGGCGCGGCCTGGCTCGAGTATCTCGACGGGACCATGGGCGGGCGTGAGTTCGCCGCGGGGCCGGGGCGCGCCCTGGCGACTCTCTCGTATACGAAACAGCCCTCGCTGTCCGCCGAGGAGACGCGCGCGTTGCTGCGGCTGGCGCGCGACTGGATCGAGCACCACCGTGCCGGTGTTTGA
- a CDS encoding acyl-CoA thioesterase II encodes MDSPTNGLVDLLALEEIERNIFRGKNEGGQRERLFGGQVAAQALAAAGRTVEGRSAHSLHAYFLRPGDPSLPVLYTVDRIRDGQSFTTRRVVAVQKGQAIFTVAVSFQVRELGYEHQQLEMPAAPPPESLPTWQERAAALPQGSFPWTRGERPVDLRHVEAPTFLGGPQRRGGNLVWFRATGALPEDPFFHRCVVAYASDMSLLDTVILPHGRTGPLGALMMASLDHALWFHKDVRADEWLLYAQESPVAAGARGFARGTIFTRAGELVASVAQEGLMRPTGQAHDRSL; translated from the coding sequence ATGGACTCCCCCACGAACGGACTGGTCGACCTGCTCGCCCTCGAGGAGATCGAGCGCAACATCTTCCGCGGCAAGAACGAAGGCGGGCAGCGCGAGCGTCTGTTCGGCGGCCAGGTGGCGGCGCAGGCGCTGGCGGCCGCGGGGCGCACGGTCGAGGGGCGGTCCGCCCACTCACTCCACGCCTACTTCCTGCGTCCGGGCGATCCCTCGCTGCCCGTGCTCTACACCGTGGACCGGATCCGCGACGGCCAGAGCTTCACCACGCGCCGGGTCGTGGCGGTGCAGAAGGGCCAGGCGATCTTCACCGTCGCCGTCTCGTTCCAGGTGCGTGAGCTCGGCTACGAGCACCAGCAGCTCGAGATGCCCGCCGCGCCGCCGCCCGAGTCACTTCCCACCTGGCAGGAGCGCGCCGCCGCGCTGCCCCAGGGCTCGTTCCCGTGGACGCGCGGCGAGCGTCCGGTCGACCTGCGCCACGTGGAGGCGCCGACCTTCCTGGGCGGGCCGCAGCGGCGAGGCGGCAACCTGGTGTGGTTCCGCGCCACCGGAGCGCTGCCCGAGGACCCGTTCTTCCACCGCTGCGTAGTCGCGTACGCGAGTGACATGTCGTTGCTCGACACGGTCATCCTCCCGCACGGTCGCACGGGGCCGCTCGGGGCGCTCATGATGGCGAGCCTCGACCACGCGCTCTGGTTCCACAAGGACGTGCGCGCCGACGAGTGGCTGCTCTACGCGCAGGAGAGCCCGGTCGCGGCGGGCGCGCGCGGCTTCGCGCGCGGGACGATCTTCACGCGCGCGGGCGAGCTCGTGGCTTCGGTCGCGCAGGAAGGGCTCATGCGCCCGACCGGCCAGGCGCACGACCGCTCGCTCTAG
- a CDS encoding DUF58 domain-containing protein yields MAGDLGAAYVSVEHLARFEWRARGLSLLPRQRRGSVLAGQHGSRVRGRGLDFEEIRAYLPGDDVRNLDWRVTLRTGRPQVRAYSEERDRPVLVVVDQRMSMFFGTRRALKSVVAAEVAALVAWMAFRAGDRVGAVVFGDSDLVRISALRSRARVHQVLGAIAARNTALRADLAVTPGDGMLDRALESALHAATHDHLVCVVSDFAGAGERTLELLRALGAHNDVVGVLVFDPAARASGGRGELVASSGELQVELDLADRKLREPLESFFAGRLVRVAELLRRAAAPLFAISTDRDPVEEMSRLLGRGRRGPAHA; encoded by the coding sequence GTGGCTGGCGATCTGGGCGCGGCGTACGTCTCGGTGGAGCACCTGGCGCGCTTCGAGTGGCGCGCGCGAGGCCTCTCGCTCCTGCCGCGCCAGCGGCGGGGCAGCGTGCTCGCGGGCCAGCACGGCTCGCGCGTGCGCGGGCGCGGGCTCGACTTCGAGGAGATTCGCGCCTACCTGCCGGGCGACGACGTGCGCAACCTGGACTGGCGAGTCACTCTGCGCACCGGGCGGCCTCAGGTGCGCGCCTACAGCGAGGAGCGCGACCGGCCGGTGCTCGTGGTCGTGGACCAGCGCATGTCGATGTTCTTCGGCACGCGCCGCGCGCTGAAGTCGGTCGTCGCCGCGGAGGTCGCGGCGCTGGTCGCCTGGATGGCGTTTCGCGCGGGGGACCGCGTGGGCGCAGTCGTGTTCGGCGACTCGGACCTGGTGCGCATCTCGGCGCTGCGCAGCCGCGCGCGCGTGCACCAGGTGCTGGGCGCGATCGCCGCGCGCAACACGGCGTTGCGCGCGGACCTGGCGGTGACTCCCGGCGACGGCATGCTCGATCGGGCGCTCGAGTCGGCACTGCACGCGGCGACCCATGACCACCTGGTGTGCGTGGTGAGTGACTTCGCAGGCGCGGGCGAGCGCACGCTCGAGCTGCTGCGCGCGCTGGGCGCGCACAACGACGTGGTGGGCGTGCTGGTGTTCGACCCCGCGGCGCGGGCCAGCGGCGGGCGGGGCGAGCTCGTGGCGTCGAGCGGCGAGCTGCAGGTCGAGCTCGACCTGGCCGATCGCAAGCTGCGCGAGCCGCTCGAGAGCTTCTTCGCGGGCCGGCTCGTGCGCGTGGCGGAGCTCTTGCGGCGCGCGGCGGCGCCGCTGTTCGCGATCTCGACCGACCGGGACCCGGTCGAGGAGATGAGTCGCCTGCTGGGACGCGGGCGTCGCGGGCCCGCCCATGCCTGA